The genomic segment CGGCGACTGATCGATGCAGATCGCGTCGCGGTGCTGATCGAGGAAGACGCCGTGGATCAGACTGCTCTTCCCCGAGCCCGCCACGCCGGTCACGCACGTGAGCACGCCCCGCGGGATTCGCGTCGAGACGTTCTTGAGGTTGTGCAGGGTCGCGTCGCGGATCTCGATCGCCTCGGTCCAGGCCTTCCGCGCCCCGCCGCCCGCCGCCCGCCGCCGCAGATACTCCCCCGTGATCCCCGCCGACTGCAGGAGCCCCTCGACCCCCCCGGCGTACACCACCTCCCCGCCGCCGCGCCCCGCGCCGGGGCCGATGTCGATCGCGTGGTCGGCGCACCGGATCACGGTCGGGTCGTGCTCGACGACGAGGACGCTGTTCCCCTTGTCACGCAGCCGCCGAAGCATCCGGACCATGGCGTCGATATCCTTCGGGTGGAGTCCGATCGACGGCTCGTCGAGGATGTACATCAGCTCCACGAGGTCGCAGCCGAGCTGGCGCGCCATCTTCACCCGCTGGCTCTCCCCGCCCGAGAGGGTGGCCACGGCGCGGTTGAGCGACAGGTACCCCACGTCGATCTCCACCATGTAGGAGAGCATCTGCTGCATCTTCCGGACGATCGGTCTCGCGACGTCCCCCTCGATCGTCCCGAGGAATGCGCCGAGGTCGGAGAGCTCGAGATTCACCAGCTCCGGGATCGTTCTGCCGTTGAGTTTCACGGAACGCGCCTTCTCGTTGATGCGCGACCCGCCGCAGGCGTCGCACGCCGAGTAGACGAAGTATTTCTCGTACGCGTTCCGGCGCGCCGCGGAGAGCTGCTCCTTGGCCTTGTTGATGTGCAGGCGTTCGAGCTTCCTGACGACCCCCTGGTAGTTCTTCGTGTACGTCCCGGCGCCGTGCCGCTTCTCGACCGGGATCGCCTCCGCGTACAGCAGGTCGCGGAGTTCGTTTTCGGAGAAATCCTTCAGCTTCTTGTCCACGTCGAAGAGGCCGATCGCGACCATCTCGCGCCAGTTCCACGCCCCCACCTTGTAGTCGGGGTGGACGATCGCCCCCTCCCGGATGGACTTCTCCCTGTCGAGCAGAAGGTCCGGGTCGATCCGTATCCGTTTGCCGAGCCCGGTGCAGTCGGGACACATCCCCGCAGGGTGGTTGAAGCCGAAGACGAAGGAGGGGCCGATGAACGGCTTCCCGCAGCGCGAGAAGAGGAGGCGGAGGTAGGTGTAGAGCTCGGTCGCGGTCCCCACCGTGCTGCGGAGCGTCGTCCCCATCCGCTTCTGGTCGATCACGATCGCGGTGGAGATGTTCCGTATCTCCTCCACGTCGGGCTTGGAAAGCTTGGGGAGGCGCGCGCGGGCGAACGACGAAAACGTCTCGATGAGCTGCCGCTGCGCCTCGGTGTAGATCGTGTCGAAGACCAGCGAAGACTTGCCCGACCCCGAGACCCCGGTGAAGACCACGATCTGGTCTCTCGGGATCTCCACCGACACCCCCTTCAGGTTGTGCATCCGCGCGTTGGCGACGACGATCCGGTCAGACATCATCTCCCCTCCGTAGACGTTGTATGCAATTTCCTCAACACCAAGTGGTTATGCTTTTAGTCGCCCCGCGGACGAGGGGGGACGGGTACGGTGCGCCTCATCGCGCGGCACCTTGTCGGCTACGACGTCTACGAACGCCTGCAGCGCCTCGGCGACCTCGACGAGCTTGCGGGGATCGACGATCCGGGGCGTGTCCGCGGGGGTGTGCGTCACCTTCCGCATCAGCTCCCGCATCCTCTCCGCCGTGAACGCGATCGCGGGCCTCCCCTTCTGGACGAAGAGCATATGGTCCCCCTGGTACCACGGCTCCCCCCGTCTGATCCCCCCGTACGCCCCGAACGCCCTCTCCGCCGCCCGCTGGATCGAGGCCGGACACCCGTAGAGGGAGTAGGCGCTGCGCCCCTTCACGTACCCGACGTCGTCGATGTTGACGGCGACGACGATCCGGTCGAGCTCCCCCCCGTACCGCCGGAGGTAGTCCATCTGCCCCCCGGCGCTGTAGTAGTCCTCGCCGTTCAGGGCGACGATCTCGACCCCCAGCCCCCCCGTGTACCCCCGCAGCATCTCCGCCACCAGGAGCAGAACCGCCGTCCCCGCGGCGTTGTCGGAGGCGCCCGGCGTATCCTCCTTCGCGTCGATGTGCGCACAGAGGACGATCTTGCGCGCCGCCCCCGGGTTCTTCCGCGCGACCACGTTCCAGGCCTTCGCCGGGCTGCGCCGCGCGTCGATTCTCAACCGGAACGCCCGTCCGGCGAGGGCGGCGATCCTCCTCCCCTCCGCCGCGGTGCAGTAGGCGGACGGGATGTCGAAATCACCGTCCTCGATGAGCGGGTACGGGTACAGCGCCCCGACGAGATCGGGGTTCCTCCCCGTCGCCGCGACGATCGCCGCCGGGCGCTTCTCCTCGAGCAGGGCGTAGATCCGCTTGTGGCGGTCGGGGTTGTAGAAGACGAACTTCTTGGGCATCAACTGTTCGGCGCAGAGCGCGCCGCGCATCAGGAGGATCGCGCCCCGGCACGCGCACGTCTCAAGCTCCCCGTCCGTCGACACCGCGACGAGTTCCGCGGCGACGTCACCGCCAAGTGTATAGGGGCTCGTCAGGACCTTGAACGACCGGCCCCCGCAGGCGAGCCGGGCCTTCCCCGCCCTGTGATCCATACAGGGAAACGGCGTCGCGTCGATCTGGTAGCCCCATCTCCGCACCTCCCGGGCGAAGAACCGGACCGCTTCCCGATTCCCCGGCGACCCGGTCCGCCTGTTCGGCGTCACGCCACAGAGCGTCTTCAGGTACCGCTCCGCCTTCACCGCCGCCCGCCGCGCGCTCATCCTTCCCCCTTCCCCCTTCACGCCTTCTCACCCTTCCATCGTCTTCATGTACGCATCCACCCACCGCATCTCCGCTTCCAGGATGCGTATCGGCCGCACCGCACACTCGTGCCGATGCCGCGGACATCCCGCGTCTCGCAGAAAACCGTGCAGCGCCTGATACCCCTTCACCCTCTCCTCCAGTGTCGCCCGGTACCTCGCGAGCGCCGCGCGCACGGTCTTTCGCGGCAGGAGGCCGCAGTTGTAGAGTCCGATGTCGATCGGCCACCGCACGTGCGCCGGCTCGCTCAGGAGCGCCTCGATCTTCGCCCTGAGCGCCGAACGGCCCTTTCGGCTCAGCGTGTAGAGGGCGCGGAGGCGGTGCTGGGGGCTCAACGTGTCCTCCCGCGTCACGAGCCCCCTGCGCCGGCTTTTCGCGAGCAGCTTGTAGATCGAGGACATCGAAAGCTCGGTCCAGCACCGCATGTCGCGCCTCTTCACCTCCCGGGCGATCTGGTACGGATACATCGGCTTCTCGGCCAGCAATCCAAGGAGCGCTGCCTCGGCGTTCGATATCGCGGCCATGCGAATCC from the Chlamydiota bacterium genome contains:
- a CDS encoding M28 family peptidase; this encodes MSARRAAVKAERYLKTLCGVTPNRRTGSPGNREAVRFFAREVRRWGYQIDATPFPCMDHRAGKARLACGGRSFKVLTSPYTLGGDVAAELVAVSTDGELETCACRGAILLMRGALCAEQLMPKKFVFYNPDRHKRIYALLEEKRPAAIVAATGRNPDLVGALYPYPLIEDGDFDIPSAYCTAAEGRRIAALAGRAFRLRIDARRSPAKAWNVVARKNPGAARKIVLCAHIDAKEDTPGASDNAAGTAVLLLVAEMLRGYTGGLGVEIVALNGEDYYSAGGQMDYLRRYGGELDRIVVAVNIDDVGYVKGRSAYSLYGCPASIQRAAERAFGAYGGIRRGEPWYQGDHMLFVQKGRPAIAFTAERMRELMRKVTHTPADTPRIVDPRKLVEVAEALQAFVDVVADKVPRDEAHRTRPPSSAGRLKA
- a CDS encoding excinuclease ABC subunit UvrA, whose translation is MSDRIVVANARMHNLKGVSVEIPRDQIVVFTGVSGSGKSSLVFDTIYTEAQRQLIETFSSFARARLPKLSKPDVEEIRNISTAIVIDQKRMGTTLRSTVGTATELYTYLRLLFSRCGKPFIGPSFVFGFNHPAGMCPDCTGLGKRIRIDPDLLLDREKSIREGAIVHPDYKVGAWNWREMVAIGLFDVDKKLKDFSENELRDLLYAEAIPVEKRHGAGTYTKNYQGVVRKLERLHINKAKEQLSAARRNAYEKYFVYSACDACGGSRINEKARSVKLNGRTIPELVNLELSDLGAFLGTIEGDVARPIVRKMQQMLSYMVEIDVGYLSLNRAVATLSGGESQRVKMARQLGCDLVELMYILDEPSIGLHPKDIDAMVRMLRRLRDKGNSVLVVEHDPTVIRCADHAIDIGPGAGRGGGEVVYAGGVEGLLQSAGITGEYLRRRAAGGGARKAWTEAIEIRDATLHNLKNVSTRIPRGVLTCVTGVAGSGKSSLIHGVFLDQHRDAICIDQSPVGRSSRSNPATYIGFFDAVRREFARATGTDPSLFSFNSRGACPVCKGLGTISVEMSFLDEVKIVCDECEGKRYTDEVLALRCKGKSIHEVLKMTAEEAQGFFEEREIGRKLRILCEVGLDYLEIGQPLSTLSGGEAQRIKLAAELHKAGNIYVMDEPTTGLHMADIEKLTRIVRGLVDNENTVIVIEHNLDVIRQADWIIDLGPEGGSKGGRIVCEGTPEEVMRCPESHTGRYLKGA
- a CDS encoding PadR family transcriptional regulator, which gives rise to MAAISNAEAALLGLLAEKPMYPYQIAREVKRRDMRCWTELSMSSIYKLLAKSRRRGLVTREDTLSPQHRLRALYTLSRKGRSALRAKIEALLSEPAHVRWPIDIGLYNCGLLPRKTVRAALARYRATLEERVKGYQALHGFLRDAGCPRHRHECAVRPIRILEAEMRWVDAYMKTMEG